One stretch of Ipomoea triloba cultivar NCNSP0323 chromosome 8, ASM357664v1 DNA includes these proteins:
- the LOC116028015 gene encoding uncharacterized protein LOC116028015 has product MEHHTTTSRAEAERLLGIAEKLLRNKDYSGCKDFALLAQETEPLLEGSDQILAVAEVLLASTRKINNHQDWYSILQIGNRTDDAEQIKKQYRRFALLLHPDKNKYMFADAAFGLVADAWAVLSDPTKKSLYDNEMSLYTKVDLVPTKKPAAKWQPPTAAAARRSEDQGQKLPVRRSSRVSGNNSNNNENSNSNSGNENSNFNNSGGNNQSGGGRNTNPRSGIGGGVKAQRATFWSVCPYCYNLYEYERTYLGCCLRCENCERAFTAAEIRQMPPRVPGKNAYYCCWGFFPMGFVIGNTDGKRSISNSANAASGFPNWMPPMFPGGGGGGGGAPPAAAPAAAVAPTAPANGEGFVPVAEGNVGGTNVTVMGIAAGGAAPAAPKPKPKPSPQPVSGGPRKRGRPRKNPL; this is encoded by the coding sequence ATGGAACACCATACCACCACGAGCCGAGCTGAAGCAGAGCGGCTACTTGGAATCGCCGAGAAGCTTCTGAGGAACAAGGACTACTCCGGCTGCAAAGACTTCGCGCTGTTGGCGCAAGAAACGGAGCCGTTACTGGAAGGCTCCGACCAGATCTTGGCCGTCGCGGAGGTCCTATTGGCCTCCACCAGGAAGATCAACAACCACCAGGACTGGTACTCCATTCTCCAAATCGGAAACCGCACCGACGACGCCGAGCAGATCAAGAAGCAGTACCGCCGTTTCGCGCTCCTCCTCCACCCCGACAAGAACAAGTACATGTTCGCCGATGCCGCGTTCGGCCTCGTCGCGGACGCATGGGCCGTTTTGTCGGACCCTACTAAGAAATCGCTGTACGATAACGAGATGTCGCTTTATACGAAGGTCGATTTGGTGCCGACGAAGAAACCGGCGGCGAAATGGCAGCCGCCGACGGCGGCTGCCGCGCGCCGATCTGAGGATCAAGGTCAGAAACTCCCGGTGAGGAGGAGCTCGAGAGTAAGCGGTAATAATAGCAATAATAATGagaatagtaatagtaatagcgGTAATGAGAATAGTAATTTCAATAATAGCGGTGGGAATAATCAGAGTGGAGGGGGGAGAAATACGAACCCTAGGAGTGGAATTGGGGGTGGAGTGAAAGCTCAGAGGGCGACTTTTTGGTCGGTGTGTCCGTACTGTTATAATCTGTACGAGTATGAGAGGACTTATTTAGGGTGTTGTTTGAGGTGTGAGAATTGCGAGAGGGCGTTCACGGCGGCGGAGATACGGCAGATGCCGCCGCGAGTGCCGGGGAAGAATGCTTACTATTGCTGTTGGGGATTTTTCCCAATGGGGTTTGTGATAGGGAACACTGATGGAAAGAGAAGTATCTCTAATTCTGCTAATGCTGCTAGTGGTTTCCCCAATTGGATGCCTCCGATGTTCCCGGGAGGAGGCGGTGGTGGAGGAGGAGCACCGCCAGCAGCAGCCCCGGCTGCTGCTGTGGCCCCCACCGCCCCTGCCAATGGAGAGGGGTTTGTGCCTGTTGCCGAGGGTAATGTGGGCGGCACGAATGTTACTGTAATGGGGATTGCGGCCGGGGGAGCTGCGCCTGCTGCGCCAAAGCCTAAGCCAAAACCGTCGCCCCAGCCAGTGTCGGGAGGGCCTAGGAAGAGAGGTAGGCCTAGGAAGAATCCACTATAG
- the LOC116026743 gene encoding uncharacterized protein At5g64816 produces the protein MLGGNKDFCHGAPVDDIRFKYEEGCWQLDLVPCWTTQLWATLRKLLRNGFFDLEGQEVQEFSFQAAVMVELWWSLLGAAVPAVLAGQAFRMKKRRDDEQRLKRARGREKNSDDIFVCERVCTSKRMLKKVGAFSKDPTPDTCVTVCGVSELDACADACARTVCVNQHQVPNWNDICLKRCQSECLRLSTSSLS, from the exons ATGCTTGGTGGAAATAAGGATTTTTGCCACGGAGCACCTGTAGATGACATAAG GTTCAAATATGAGGAGGGCTGCTGGCAGCTGGATTTGGTCCCCTGTTGGACAACTCAACTCTGGGCTACATTAAGAAAACTCCTCCGTAATGGTTTCTTTGACTTGGAAGGGCAAG AGGTCCAAGAATTTAGTTTTCAAGCAGCAGTGATGGTGGAATTATGGTGGTCTTTACTGGGTGCAGCTGTTCCAGCTGTACTGGCAGGTCAAGCTTTCAGGATGAAGAAGAGACGAGATGATGAACAGAGGCTAAAGAGGGCGAGAGGACGCGAAAAGAACTCAGATGATATATTTGTCTGCGAGAGGGTTTGTACTTCGAAGAGGATGTTGAAGAAGGTCGGTGCATTTTCTAAAGACCCAACGCCCGATACTTGTGTCACTGTTTGTGGTGTTTCCGAGCTCGATGCTTGCGCTGATGCATGTGCACGGACTGTCTGTGTTAACCAGCATCAAGTGCCTAACTGGAATGACATTTGCCTGAAGAGGTGTCAAAGTGAGTGCCTTCGCCTCTCGACTTCTTCTTTGTCTTGA
- the LOC116026859 gene encoding H/ACA ribonucleoprotein complex subunit 2-like protein produces MGSDSETEKSAQKEREKKKVLALAPIAKPLAGKKLSKRTFKLVRRAAELKCLKRGVKEVVKSIRRGHKGFCVIAGNISPIDVITHVPILCEESDIPYVYVASKEDLANAGATKRPTCCVLVLTKPAKGELTPEDQEKLKGDYDQAVAEVRELTSSMF; encoded by the exons atgggaaGCGACAGCGAAACAGAGAAAAGTGCGCAAAAGgagagggagaagaagaaggtcTTGGCCCTCGCCCCTATTGCAAAACCCTTAGCCGGTAAAAAGCTCAGCAAGCGCACTTTCAAACTCGTCCGACGAG CTGCGGAGCTCAAGTGCTTGAAGAGAGGTGTGAAGGAGGTGGTCAAAAGCATTCGTCGTGGCCACAAAGG GTTTTGTGTGATTGCGGGGAACATATCTCCAATTGATGTGATCACCCATGTTCCTATCCTATGTGAAGAATCTGATATACCATATGTTTATGTTGCATCAAAAGAA GATCTTGCAAATGCTGGAGCTACAAAAAGGCCAACATGCTGTGTATTGGTGTTAACAAAGCCTGCTAAAGGAGAACTCACCCCGGAGGATCAAGAAAAATTGAAAGGAGATTATGATCAGGCTGTGGCCGAAGTTCGTGAGCTAACATCAtctatgttttga
- the LOC116027988 gene encoding uncharacterized protein LOC116027988 — protein MVSSNSLRSSSKKSDGKKPTKETGKGNSVSDNNKSDGKKPTKETGKGNSVSDNNKESGSRKRKIDKVQEKPKPSNKSAKTSTGKSSATSQKVKEKANLRPEKTKQEKNKQKLGSTSKKTPTKSPKRETTSVKAVKEPSARKIKIMQALGLAAPTGSPFQQKRISSLKRVK, from the exons ATGGTGTCCTCTAATTCT CTGAGGTCGTCTTCCAAGAAATCAGATGGGAAAAAACCAACAAAAGAAACGGGGAAAGGAAATTCAGTCTCAGACAATAACAAATCAGATGGGAAAAAACCAACAAAAGAAACGGGGAAAGGAAATTCAGTCTCGGACAATAACAAGGAAAGTGGAAgcaggaaaaggaaaattgaTAAAGTTCAGGAGAAACCGAAGCCAAGTAACAAATCT GCGAAAACCTCTACAGGAAAGTCTTCGGCTACAAGTCAAAAAGTGAAGGAGAAGGCAAACTTACGTCCAGAGAAGACCAAGCAAGAGAAAAACAAGCAGAAACTAGGTAGCACGAGCAAGAAAACCCCTACTAAAAGCCCAAAACGG GAAACAACTTCAGTTAAGGCAGTTAAAGAACCAAGCGCAcgtaaaatcaaaataatgcaAGCTCTTGGTTTGGCTGCTCCTACCGGTTCCCCATTCCAACAAAAACGGATCAGTTCTCTGAAACGAGTTAAGTAA